A window from Trichomycterus rosablanca isolate fTriRos1 chromosome 21, fTriRos1.hap1, whole genome shotgun sequence encodes these proteins:
- the LOC134335723 gene encoding uncharacterized protein LOC134335723, whose protein sequence is MTGIKRRFSIDDKRRLLELYDQLPAMSQRKAAATLNVAPSLLWTCLHNRNTIMKGEVLPRKKAPPRCCKFPRLEAALWKWIDHCTLSGDPINDLMIHRRAVALAARMGLTRFRASPNWYSGFKTREAVVRERYRIYPEADPNHQPKPDTNGAGSVSPAPTPTSDPDSQCVQETPDEASTPSVILSDQEEIRTAPTVTSTDLEDDLQTITVPSVHQMKEAMNTLATGLLYRGFSDFKLLHQFKKEVENVVKRSVALGCKDSFIA, encoded by the coding sequence ATGACTGGAATAAAGAGAAGATTCTCCATAGATGATAAGCGGAGATTGCTGGAGTTGTACGATCAGCTTCCCGCAATGAGCCAGAGGAAAGCAGCGGCCACGTTAAACGTGGCTCCGTCTCTGCTCTGGACCTGCCTGCACAACCGGAACACCATCATGAAAGGAGAAGTTTTACCCCGCAAGAAAGCGCCTCCACGCTGCTGTAAGTTCCCCCGCCTGGAGGCAGCGTTGTGGAAGTGGATCGATCACTGCACGCTTAGCGGGGATCCCATAAACGATCTCATGATCCACCGGAGAGCAGTAGCTCTGGCAGCGCGCATGGGCCTGACACGCTTCCGAGCCAGTCCGAACTGGTACAGTGGATTTAAAACCAGAGAGGCAGTGGTGCGAGAGAGGTATCGGATCTACCCAGAAGCGGATCCGAATCATCAACCCAAACCAGACACAAACGGAGCCGGTTCTGTTTCTCCTGCCCCAACCCCAACATCAGATCCGGACTCCCAGTGTGTACAAGAGACGCCTGATGAAGCCTCCACACCATCTGTAATCCTTTCAGATCAGGAGGAGATCAGGActgcacccactgtgaccaGCACTGATCTGGAGGATGACCTGCAGACCATCACGGTACCTTCTGTACACCAGATGAAGGAGGCTATGAACACTCTTGCTACTGGATTGTTATACAGAGGATTTAGTGATTTTAAACTTCTCCACCAGTTTAAGAAAGAAGTTGAAAACGTCGTAAAGAGATCAGTGGCACTAGGATGTAAGGACAGTTTCATAGCCTGA